A single window of Hymenobacter sp. APR13 DNA harbors:
- the xseB gene encoding exodeoxyribonuclease VII small subunit, whose translation METTYRDAIAELETILRALETDTVDVDELTARVQRSATLIRLCKQKLRTAEDAIDRVFENLDQDEELPEPEAPAPTPPAKRTPKTPRDTSGGLLF comes from the coding sequence ATGGAAACCACCTACCGCGACGCTATAGCTGAACTGGAAACCATTCTGCGGGCTCTGGAAACCGATACTGTAGATGTAGACGAGCTGACGGCCCGCGTGCAGCGCTCGGCCACGCTCATCCGCCTCTGCAAACAGAAGTTGCGCACCGCCGAAGACGCCATCGACCGGGTGTTTGAGAACCTCGATCAGGACGAGGAACTGCCCGAGCCTGAAGCTCCCGCCCCTACGCCACCCGCCAAACGCACGCCCAAAACCCCGCGCGACACCAGCGGTGGTCTGCTGTTTTAG